From Butyricimonas paravirosa, one genomic window encodes:
- a CDS encoding PRTRC system protein E — protein sequence MFFTAIHQMMTEGVDLTLVIRKANGQLTVSLLPKSNGLKDEAQNHLVPLTVSGHPQELDAGFLQAVARPIQKTTGLISNMAQFEAQAEKAASESKAAKETKAKETKEEKEKREKYEKHFKKAEELIAAKNHKEAVTALGQARLYAKPQDQKKIDEMVAEQTKAMNKGSLFELMEEPAPQPQQPQAQPAAAPVQQPRQAPQYPQQPQAQRPMAAQAPGGQQRPAANPQQQQTMWPPQQPPQGPAQYYAQPQPQPYMGQQPVPQQAPQPAHGGYHGTHWQEPVQHPEELSPHYHAGEDEPNYRPEDYEEYPDFPQSMLENHVSQYQAV from the coding sequence ATGTTTTTTACAGCAATCCACCAGATGATGACCGAAGGCGTGGATCTCACGCTTGTCATCCGCAAAGCGAACGGACAACTGACAGTATCCTTACTGCCGAAGTCGAACGGGCTGAAGGACGAAGCCCAGAACCACCTCGTACCACTGACCGTCAGCGGGCATCCGCAGGAACTGGACGCAGGCTTCCTACAAGCCGTAGCACGTCCTATACAGAAGACTACCGGACTGATTTCCAACATGGCGCAGTTCGAGGCGCAGGCTGAGAAGGCAGCGTCCGAGAGCAAGGCGGCAAAGGAGACCAAAGCGAAGGAGACGAAGGAGGAAAAGGAGAAGCGGGAGAAGTACGAGAAACATTTCAAGAAAGCGGAGGAACTGATCGCTGCCAAGAACCACAAGGAGGCGGTTACCGCACTCGGACAGGCACGTCTTTACGCCAAACCGCAGGACCAGAAGAAGATTGACGAGATGGTGGCGGAACAGACAAAGGCGATGAACAAGGGCAGTCTGTTTGAACTGATGGAAGAACCGGCTCCGCAGCCACAACAGCCGCAGGCACAACCGGCAGCCGCACCAGTCCAACAACCGCGGCAGGCTCCACAGTATCCTCAGCAACCGCAGGCACAGAGACCGATGGCGGCTCAGGCTCCTGGCGGACAGCAGAGACCGGCAGCCAATCCTCAGCAACAGCAGACAATGTGGCCACCGCAACAACCGCCGCAGGGACCGGCACAATATTACGCCCAGCCACAACCGCAACCCTATATGGGACAGCAGCCAGTACCGCAACAGGCTCCACAACCCGCACACGGGGGATACCATGGGACACATTGGCAGGAGCCGGTACAGCACCCTGAAGAACTCTCCCCACATTATCACGCCGGAGAGGATGAACCCAATTACCGTCCGGAGGATTACGAGGAATATCCCGATTTTCCGCAGTCCATGTTAGAAAATCATGTCTCACAATATCAAGCAGTATAA
- a CDS encoding PRTRC system protein C → MALEVTGMARSFTFKKGSGMVTLDDPNPSDSPEMVMSYYSNFYPELTTATVHGPVIKDDKAVYEFKTTIGTKG, encoded by the coding sequence ATGGCACTCGAAGTAACAGGAATGGCACGCTCATTCACATTCAAGAAAGGCAGCGGAATGGTAACGCTCGATGATCCCAACCCGTCGGACAGCCCCGAAATGGTCATGAGCTATTACTCCAACTTCTACCCGGAGCTGACAACGGCAACGGTACACGGACCGGTCATCAAGGACGACAAAGCCGTGTACGAGTTCAAGACCACCATCGGGACCAAAGGATAG
- a CDS encoding prokaryotic E2 ligase family D protein: MLETNELTQKLRTLLHPRAALIAYSGEKDNSYASDNNYFVEIRDIDDNGMMGEGRPVTVDFMNELVRGYSESHSTTPYGRIPPNMLWCDPRKGSERYIWYNSPQKRMMFFKESLQVENAKYNLPGVIYVAGGSSLSIYAYKDKKLTEKTELYAAPFFNVTGANVCLGSAKIDKPRDLTYKNLLEYWEKKFWLTEFSHLGGGGNPTRSNLILVTKAAKDKPFNLDELKPLNNLKLKDILK, from the coding sequence ATGTTGGAAACGAATGAACTTACCCAAAAATTGAGGACGCTGCTCCATCCGAGGGCGGCGTTGATTGCCTATTCAGGCGAGAAAGACAACTCTTATGCCTCTGACAACAACTATTTTGTTGAGATAAGGGATATAGACGATAACGGAATGATGGGAGAAGGCCGGCCCGTCACGGTGGATTTCATGAACGAACTGGTGCGCGGTTATTCCGAAAGCCACAGCACCACGCCATACGGAAGGATTCCGCCCAATATGCTGTGGTGCGACCCGCGCAAGGGCAGTGAGAGGTATATCTGGTACAACTCCCCACAGAAACGGATGATGTTTTTCAAGGAATCCCTTCAAGTAGAGAATGCAAAATACAACCTGCCGGGAGTCATTTACGTGGCAGGTGGCAGTTCGTTGAGTATATATGCTTACAAGGACAAGAAACTGACGGAAAAGACGGAGCTTTATGCCGCACCGTTCTTCAACGTGACAGGGGCAAATGTCTGTCTGGGTTCCGCTAAAATAGACAAGCCGAGAGATTTGACCTACAAAAACCTGTTGGAGTATTGGGAGAAGAAGTTCTGGCTGACGGAGTTTTCACACCTGGGCGGAGGGGGCAACCCGACCAGATCAAACCTGATATTGGTGACAAAGGCCGCAAAGGACAAGCCTTTCAACCTCGACGAACTGAAACCTTTGAATAACTTGAAATTGAAAGATATATTGAAATGA
- a CDS encoding PRTRC system ThiF family protein — protein MKRVHYIDNYLLNPQHPVTVNLIGAGGTGSQVLTCLARLDVTLRALGHPGLFVTLYDPDIVTDANIGRQLFGCSDLGLNKAQCLITRVNNFFGNDWKAVPDIFPTVLKDARRDDMANITVTCTDNIKSRLDLWNVLKAVPTSNYRDYETPLYWMDFGNTQSTGQVVLGTIPKKIKQPASELYKTVDSLKVITRFVKYARVKEADSGPSCSLAEALEKQDLFINSTLAQLGCNILWKMFRNGMLEHHGLFLNLETMKVNPIMI, from the coding sequence ATGAAAAGAGTACACTACATAGATAACTATCTGCTGAACCCGCAGCACCCGGTCACGGTGAACCTGATCGGCGCGGGAGGAACCGGCTCGCAGGTATTGACCTGTCTGGCACGGCTGGACGTGACATTGCGGGCACTCGGACATCCGGGATTGTTCGTGACACTTTATGACCCGGACATAGTGACGGATGCCAACATCGGTCGCCAGCTTTTCGGCTGTTCCGACCTTGGACTGAACAAGGCGCAATGCCTGATTACCCGAGTGAACAATTTCTTCGGCAATGACTGGAAAGCGGTACCGGATATTTTCCCGACCGTGCTGAAAGATGCCAGACGGGATGACATGGCGAATATCACCGTCACCTGTACCGACAACATCAAGTCACGGCTTGACTTATGGAACGTATTGAAAGCCGTGCCCACCTCGAATTACCGTGATTACGAAACACCGCTTTACTGGATGGATTTCGGGAACACACAAAGTACGGGTCAGGTTGTGTTGGGAACCATACCCAAGAAAATAAAACAGCCCGCTTCCGAGTTGTACAAGACTGTCGATTCGTTGAAGGTCATTACCCGGTTCGTGAAATACGCGAGGGTGAAGGAGGCGGATTCAGGACCGAGCTGCTCCTTGGCGGAGGCGTTGGAAAAGCAGGACTTGTTCATCAACTCCACACTGGCACAACTCGGATGCAATATCCTTTGGAAGATGTTCCGTAACGGGATGTTGGAACATCACGGGCTGTTCCTTAATTTAGAAACGATGAAAGTGAATCCGATAATGATATAA
- a CDS encoding LytR/AlgR family response regulator transcription factor — protein MNILILEDEPRNAKRLIRLLNDIDRTFIVEGPLASIKETVEFFQSGKTTNLILADIRLTDGLSFEALKYAPATIPIIFTTAYDEYAVQAFKFNSFDYLLKPLDSDELEAAIDKAAKAGKNYTDENLQQLFDALQKNKFRYRERFLLPYRDGYKTVRVSDINHIETENKIVYLRLNNGTSEVVNVSMDELEHQLNPDYFFRANRQYIINVEHVLFLGNYFGGKLIVRLKGYPKTEIQVSKEKVQRLKEWIDR, from the coding sequence ATGAACATACTGATTCTTGAAGACGAGCCACGCAATGCCAAACGCCTCATAAGGCTGCTGAACGACATTGACAGAACATTTATTGTCGAAGGCCCTCTTGCCAGCATCAAAGAGACGGTCGAATTCTTTCAATCCGGCAAAACCACAAACCTCATTCTGGCGGATATCCGTTTGACTGACGGTTTGAGTTTCGAAGCTCTAAAATATGCCCCGGCAACCATACCCATCATATTTACCACCGCATACGACGAATATGCGGTACAAGCATTCAAGTTCAACAGTTTCGACTATCTTCTGAAACCGTTGGATTCGGATGAACTTGAAGCGGCCATTGACAAGGCGGCCAAAGCCGGTAAGAATTACACCGACGAAAACCTACAGCAGCTTTTCGATGCCTTACAGAAGAACAAGTTCCGTTATCGGGAGCGTTTCTTGCTTCCTTACCGTGACGGATATAAGACCGTGCGCGTTTCGGACATCAACCACATCGAAACAGAAAACAAGATTGTATATCTCCGTCTTAACAACGGCACTTCCGAAGTGGTCAATGTGTCAATGGATGAACTTGAACACCAACTGAATCCCGACTATTTCTTCCGGGCAAACCGCCAATATATTATCAATGTAGAGCACGTTTTGTTCCTCGGTAATTATTTTGGAGGAAAGTTGATTGTCCGTTTGAAAGGTTATCCGAAAACGGAAATACAAGTGAGTAAGGAAAAGGTGCAGAGGCTTAAGGAATGGATTGACAGGTAA
- a CDS encoding sensor histidine kinase: MANENIKIMNWKNGLLLSTVSYMLYLILWFILDDETAGQLPEMAIADYIIDYLLCMLFTYISLGFSFLVFRVLPFRTSYVWVIVYASCLFTLNNVVAFGMISLFNFLWGENGNGLLDELLNMKGAYTFAMISTFLSSVYANTFYLQFYIKARNEKQALEMALMKEKEIALQSQLNSLKLQINPHFMFNNFNNLLELIEEDSGLAGKFLSNLSKVYRYIITNLDRNLIPVADEIKFLDSYLYLMKVRHDEGVIAKVSPGVRQCKGFLPPAVLQLLVENAIKHNSFSSEHPLVIDIKLSDDYITVSNLKSPLMSPIESTGLGLKNITERYALLCDKKVKIENAENFYSVSLPIIKNTIPYEHTDS; this comes from the coding sequence ATGGCCAACGAGAATATAAAAATAATGAATTGGAAGAACGGTCTGTTGTTATCAACCGTTTCCTATATGCTCTACCTCATTCTGTGGTTTATACTCGATGATGAAACCGCCGGCCAATTACCGGAGATGGCAATAGCCGATTATATCATCGATTATCTGTTGTGTATGCTGTTTACCTACATCTCTTTAGGATTTTCCTTTTTGGTCTTTAGGGTATTGCCATTTAGGACATCTTATGTGTGGGTGATTGTCTATGCTTCCTGCCTTTTTACCCTGAACAACGTTGTCGCATTCGGCATGATTTCTTTGTTCAACTTCTTATGGGGTGAAAACGGCAACGGGCTTCTTGACGAGCTCCTCAACATGAAAGGCGCATATACTTTTGCCATGATTTCCACATTCTTGTCAAGCGTCTATGCCAACACGTTCTATCTTCAGTTTTACATCAAGGCACGCAACGAGAAACAGGCACTTGAAATGGCACTGATGAAAGAAAAGGAGATAGCCTTGCAGTCACAGCTCAATTCCCTGAAACTGCAAATCAATCCGCATTTCATGTTCAACAACTTCAACAATCTGCTGGAGCTGATTGAGGAGGATAGCGGACTTGCCGGAAAATTCCTGAGCAATCTGTCGAAAGTATACCGATACATCATCACCAACTTGGACCGAAACCTGATACCTGTCGCGGACGAAATCAAGTTTCTTGATTCATACTTGTACTTGATGAAAGTGCGCCACGACGAAGGTGTCATTGCAAAAGTAAGTCCGGGCGTCAGACAATGCAAAGGTTTTCTTCCACCGGCTGTATTGCAGCTTCTTGTGGAAAACGCAATAAAACATAACAGCTTTTCATCTGAACATCCGCTGGTCATCGACATAAAGCTGTCCGATGATTATATAACAGTCAGCAATCTTAAGTCACCTTTGATGTCCCCAATCGAATCAACCGGTTTAGGACTTAAAAATATCACAGAACGATACGCTTTGCTTTGTGATAAAAAGGTCAAGATAGAGAATGCCGAAAACTTCTATTCGGTAAGTCTGCCCATCATAAAAAACACCATCCCCTATGAACATACTGATTCTTGA
- a CDS encoding porin family protein codes for MKKILLTLLLALPFCMVAKAQDFRVGITGGYNLSSPSGYKSQSGFHVGVKGELGLPIVTKGLYMDFGLMLSSHGWKSPGYYYDGNYNPSAGEKPDKPSSGYTSDNKCTPYYLNIPIHIGYKFPVGRNVSLFINAGPYFNIGLFGKAKETITPDKGTATTKEMVGNVFSDKMLNRFDWGLGFRAGTEIARHIQLSIGYDWGMKNINKSGVDNKNRTFVASCAYMF; via the coding sequence ATGAAGAAAATTCTATTGACATTGCTTCTCGCCCTGCCATTCTGCATGGTGGCGAAAGCACAAGATTTCAGAGTGGGAATAACGGGAGGTTACAATCTCAGTTCTCCAAGTGGTTACAAATCTCAGTCCGGTTTTCATGTCGGTGTAAAGGGAGAACTTGGTCTTCCTATAGTGACAAAAGGCCTTTACATGGACTTCGGATTGATGCTCTCTTCACATGGCTGGAAGAGTCCGGGATACTATTACGACGGTAACTATAACCCCTCTGCAGGCGAAAAACCGGACAAACCATCATCTGGCTATACTTCAGACAATAAGTGTACCCCTTACTACCTGAATATTCCCATCCATATCGGTTACAAGTTTCCCGTAGGACGGAACGTCAGTTTGTTCATCAACGCTGGACCATATTTTAACATCGGCCTGTTTGGTAAAGCAAAAGAAACCATCACTCCCGATAAGGGAACTGCCACGACAAAAGAGATGGTAGGCAATGTGTTCAGTGACAAGATGCTTAATCGCTTCGATTGGGGGCTGGGATTCCGTGCCGGAACGGAGATTGCCCGCCATATCCAGCTTTCCATTGGGTATGATTGGGGGATGAAGAATATAAACAAGAGTGGTGTGGACAACAAGAACAGGACATTTGTGGCATCTTGCGCTTATATGTTCTGA
- a CDS encoding DUF5034 domain-containing protein: MTKAMKVFTYIMMVGALCCLFCYSKEKEDAPTGATFNKTFVTGYLTPESIVISKMNSGIKITFKGDLITSGRSFDALSIYYNDLSYNRYTIDGPRTAINDSIYKIEVYTVENFDASHPAGSDISDLIECRYISYYDYIQSGYKKEDKDVGQYIDMTEYWGIEGAKMLKDELTKINNRNTKLIAPTLVLKFKKEPENKGKFQFNLVFHLEEKEIKDSIEYEF; encoded by the coding sequence ATGACAAAAGCCATGAAAGTTTTCACGTATATCATGATGGTTGGGGCACTCTGTTGTTTGTTCTGCTACTCTAAAGAAAAAGAAGATGCACCAACAGGTGCTACATTCAATAAAACATTTGTTACTGGTTATTTGACACCCGAATCTATTGTCATATCAAAAATGAATTCAGGAATTAAAATCACGTTTAAGGGGGATTTGATTACTTCTGGTAGGAGTTTTGATGCTTTATCAATATATTACAATGATTTATCTTATAATAGATATACTATTGATGGACCACGTACGGCAATTAATGATAGTATATACAAGATTGAAGTCTACACTGTCGAGAATTTTGATGCATCGCATCCTGCTGGAAGTGATATTTCAGATTTGATAGAATGTAGGTATATTTCTTATTATGATTACATACAAAGTGGTTATAAGAAAGAAGATAAAGATGTTGGACAATATATAGATATGACAGAATATTGGGGAATTGAAGGAGCAAAGATGCTGAAAGATGAACTTACGAAAATAAATAATAGAAATACGAAGCTTATTGCACCAACCCTTGTTTTAAAATTCAAAAAAGAGCCAGAGAATAAAGGAAAATTCCAATTCAATTTAGTCTTTCATTTGGAAGAAAAAGAAATAAAAGATTCCATTGAATATGAATTTTAA
- a CDS encoding helix-turn-helix domain-containing protein has product MWKQKLKICGINLAAYIVVLIIMAMLSVCSRLYGQEKPMLSPEHTKRIAPGIDTTKLPSFEYGKSFLSPHFGIIHKKPEMLLNFRPDYTLAYYTQENPFQSGLPTVAYCADQLCMSAGYLGDLVRRHTGDTAINYIHRFILQKAKSLLSAGKTITEVAYDLGFAYPQHLSRLFKKKEGLSPSEYVNGIR; this is encoded by the coding sequence ATGTGGAAACAGAAATTGAAAATTTGCGGTATTAATCTGGCGGCATATATTGTGGTTCTCATTATCATGGCTATGTTGTCCGTTTGCTCCCGATTGTACGGGCAAGAAAAACCAATGTTGTCCCCTGAACATACCAAACGGATTGCACCGGGCATTGACACCACCAAACTGCCGTCTTTTGAATATGGAAAGTCATTTCTGTCTCCACATTTTGGTATCATTCACAAGAAGCCTGAAATGCTTTTGAATTTTCGCCCTGATTACACGTTAGCCTATTATACGCAAGAGAATCCGTTCCAGTCGGGTCTGCCCACCGTCGCCTATTGCGCAGACCAGCTCTGCATGTCGGCAGGCTATTTGGGTGACCTGGTGAGAAGACACACCGGCGATACCGCCATCAACTACATCCATCGGTTTATCCTGCAAAAAGCGAAAAGCCTCCTCTCCGCTGGCAAAACCATCACCGAAGTTGCCTACGACCTTGGCTTTGCCTATCCGCAACACCTCAGCCGCCTATTCAAGAAAAAGGAGGGCCTTTCACCCTCCGAGTATGTGAATGGCATTCGATAG
- a CDS encoding DapH/DapD/GlmU-related protein: MTITEFKAYVRTGKALDTDEIHGFMHEMSEEARRVTFRLNTAYHTADEVRELLSELFGYQVPQSLRVFPPLYADFGKNISVGEGVFINACCHFQDHGGVTLGDGCQIGHNVVFATLNHELPPERRGVTRPAPIRLGKKVWVGSNATILQGVTIGDNAVVAAGAVVTKDVPANTIVGGVPARVIKRIDE; encoded by the coding sequence ATGACAATAACAGAATTTAAAGCTTACGTAAGGACAGGAAAGGCACTTGATACGGATGAGATCCATGGGTTTATGCATGAGATGAGTGAAGAGGCCCGTCGTGTCACCTTCCGTCTGAACACCGCCTATCATACGGCCGATGAGGTGCGTGAACTGCTTTCCGAATTATTCGGTTATCAAGTGCCCCAATCGCTTCGTGTGTTTCCCCCGTTGTATGCGGATTTTGGAAAGAACATCTCTGTGGGTGAAGGTGTGTTTATCAATGCCTGTTGCCATTTTCAGGATCATGGTGGAGTGACCCTTGGCGATGGATGTCAGATTGGACACAATGTGGTGTTTGCCACGCTTAACCACGAACTACCACCGGAAAGAAGGGGTGTCACCCGTCCTGCCCCGATTAGGTTAGGCAAAAAGGTATGGGTCGGCTCCAACGCCACCATCCTGCAAGGCGTGACGATTGGCGACAATGCCGTTGTAGCCGCCGGAGCCGTTGTGACCAAAGACGTACCGGCCAATACGATTGTCGGCGGTGTCCCAGCACGAGTCATCAAGCGTATTGACGAGTGA